In a single window of the Flavivirga spongiicola genome:
- a CDS encoding ATP-binding protein has protein sequence MINKRLLIKHLLAHNDENSFYDKKRKIDISHKEGKAKFLKHVCALSNSNPKNNSYIVIGVEDEDNNIIGVDFFDDSKIQNLINAYLSHPPIVQYENIPFPHLPDDKVVGLVTIRPTGKITSLRKNIWKYYGGSVFFRDGSMSMPKVFDIEIKDVNSEIVEAIENNAQNNIEHTLDGVFDFMNTRKDYNAQYKVFKEYFVVCWAGQKKMVKDDLFYSRVDIELINEQVRLFFSALDEVSISFDDESFKIIEYVDLGLQNTNKYYPLEKTTIRFENNASYTIETTLLFEPPQFDKKVLHHIYNTNNVILEKLKKGLALTKGEEVDLKNLPGTYLICFFNSFQEAINKLNEAKPYLKTHSEELYNLYKESLRILRKVKYS, from the coding sequence ATGATTAACAAACGCCTACTCATAAAACACCTCTTAGCTCATAATGATGAGAACAGTTTCTATGATAAAAAGCGAAAAATAGATATCAGTCATAAAGAAGGTAAAGCCAAGTTTTTAAAGCATGTTTGCGCGCTCTCTAACAGCAACCCAAAGAACAACTCTTATATCGTTATTGGTGTTGAAGATGAGGACAATAATATTATCGGTGTCGATTTTTTTGATGACAGCAAAATACAAAACCTCATCAATGCATACTTAAGTCATCCACCCATAGTACAATATGAAAATATTCCATTTCCGCACCTCCCTGATGATAAAGTGGTTGGTTTAGTAACCATAAGACCTACTGGTAAAATAACATCCCTTCGAAAGAACATCTGGAAATATTATGGAGGCTCTGTGTTTTTTAGAGATGGCAGCATGAGTATGCCCAAAGTTTTTGATATTGAAATAAAAGATGTTAATTCTGAAATTGTTGAAGCCATTGAGAACAACGCACAAAACAATATAGAACATACACTTGATGGTGTTTTCGACTTTATGAATACCCGTAAAGACTATAACGCGCAGTACAAGGTTTTTAAAGAATATTTTGTAGTATGTTGGGCAGGTCAAAAAAAAATGGTGAAAGACGACCTTTTTTATTCTAGAGTAGATATTGAACTCATTAATGAGCAGGTACGTTTATTTTTTTCTGCCTTAGATGAAGTCTCCATTTCATTTGATGATGAGAGCTTTAAAATCATCGAATATGTAGATCTTGGGCTTCAAAATACTAATAAATATTATCCGTTAGAAAAAACAACCATTCGTTTCGAAAACAATGCAAGCTATACCATTGAAACAACATTATTATTTGAACCACCTCAATTTGACAAAAAAGTATTGCATCATATTTATAATACTAATAATGTTATTTTAGAAAAACTCAAAAAAGGACTTGCACTTACAAAAGGCGAAGAGGTGGATTTAAAAAATTTACCTGGGACCTATCTTATATGTTTCTTTAATTCATTTCAGGAAGCCATAAACAAACTTAATGAAGCAAAACCTTATTTAAAAACCCATAGTGAAGAGCTATATAATCTTTACAAAGAATCTCTGCGCATTTTAAGAAAGGTTAAATACAGTTAA
- a CDS encoding four helix bundle protein: MAHYNSFEGLEVYKQSTIFCDDVWNIIINTSLSNDYKLREQLNGSSGSIMDNIAEGFGRGGNKEFIMFLGFSRGSCSESKSQLLRCYRRKHIDKGTYQKLNTQAEELINQLSKFINYLKSSNRKGSKFD; this comes from the coding sequence ATGGCACATTACAATTCATTTGAAGGTTTAGAGGTTTACAAACAATCTACCATTTTTTGTGATGACGTATGGAATATCATTATAAATACGAGCTTAAGTAATGATTATAAATTAAGAGAACAATTAAATGGATCTTCAGGCTCTATAATGGATAATATTGCTGAAGGTTTTGGCAGAGGTGGTAATAAAGAGTTTATAATGTTTCTTGGTTTCTCTAGAGGTTCTTGTTCTGAGAGTAAATCACAATTGTTGAGATGTTACAGGAGAAAACACATCGATAAGGGCACATATCAAAAATTAAATACTCAAGCTGAAGAACTTATTAATCAACTATCAAAATTTATTAATTATTTGAAATCTTCAAACCGAAAAGGATCTAAATTCGATTGA